In Candidatus Neomarinimicrobiota bacterium, the genomic window GATTTACGAAAATGATGTGGATGGATACAATTATCGCACAAAGCGATGCTTTCTCGGGAAGCAGCTCAAGCCTAAAGCGTTATACGGGGTTGAATTATGCATTTTAGACCATTGATACTCGTTAGCGTTCTGTTGATCATATCGTGTGGCAGAGAAAAGATTGATGGTGAATATAATTTTCACGAGGATGAAATTTCGATCAATGCGACACTGACCTCATATCAATTCAACGAGGAATTAGAATCATATATGATATATGGGACAATAATTGTAAAAAATGAACGCTCATCAAATTTACTCTATGGCAATCAATATTTGACGCTCAGCAATGGAGGCGAGGTAAGTCGGACATATCTGGATTCACCAGCGAGCCATGTAATTGATTTTAGCCGGGTCACGATCGAGGCAAAGACAGAGAAAACTTACAAAGTATATTGGGTATATTCTGAATTGATACAAGGTGAATTATCGAATGCCTCACTTGCATATCATGATCTGGATAAATTGAAATCTGAACCCTTACCCAATCTTGGTGACACAGTAGAATCATTGGATGAAAACCAAGAATATATTATGGCCGCGTCCGGAAGTTTTTTAGCGAAATATATTTTTTTAGTGGACAGTATTGAGTTCGTGCTTGGTATCTCTCCCGAAGGTCATGTTAAGTATATATCAAGTTCGGATCAGAAATTTGTTACTGACGAAGGCTTGCGCATAGGTGATAGTTGGCTGAAGGTGAAGAATATTAGCGACTCTGAACTTAGGAAGGAAACAGGTTGGGCATTCTATATTCCACTAGGATCTGGATGGAACGCAGCTTTTGTCAGTGGAGAGTCTATGACCGATGGAAGTCTTTCGGAGGAATCGCAAGTGAGATGGTTCTTTAAGCGATAAAAAATACCCGTATAACAATGGCTTAGAGCTGACTCACACGCAGAGAAGTGGAAGACAGATATGAAGTGGATGGATACAGTTATCGAACAAAGCGAGTCTGTTTTGGGAAGCAGCTCAAGCCAAGAGCGTTATACCGAAAATAAAGAGACATGAAATGACTCAGAAAAATAAACTACTGCTGGACATATGGATTATTGGGATGTTTGGAGTATTAGCAGTTAATATTTTTGTGGTACCAGCATTATTACAGAATCAAGAAATTCCAATTTCCATTGAGTTTGCTGTGGTATTGTCAACTCTCCAAAGTTCCATTTTGCTAGCACTTGCTTCTTGGGGTGGATTTAAGCTGACAGACAAAATTGGCTTAGAAGCACCAGCAATACATGCATTCACGACAGGTGGATCAACAAAAGATGCATTAAAACCCCAAATATTGCCTGGAGTTGTCGGTGGCTTAGTTGGAGGCATAGTCCTTATAATCGCTAACCTTATCATCCCTGGTCAATTGAGTAATTCTGAAGTATTGCCAATATTTCCATTATTTGTGAAACTTTTGTACGGGGGAATTACTGAAGAAATATTGTTGAGATGGGGAGTGATGTCATTCTTTGTGTGGGTTTTGTGGTTGTTGTTTCAAAAGAGAAACGGGAACCCAAAAACAACCATTGTGGTGCTTGGTATCCTATTGAGCGCTTTTCTGTTTGCAATTGGGCACATACCAGCTGCATCACTAATCGCTGGGGAATCACTATCATTAGCTAGTATAGCATATGTTATCACCTTCAATTCACTTTTTGGAATTGTAGCTGGTTTTTTGTTTTGGAGATATGGGCTAGAGGCAGCGATAATCGCGCACTTTGGAGCACATTTATTCTCACACTACATTGTGATTTAATGTAGATACATTTCGGTATAACAACGGCTTAGAGCGGACTCACTCGAAGGGTGTGCAAATTGAAAATGATGTGGAGGGATACAATTAACTCACAAAGCAATAACTTCTCGGGAAGCAGCTCAAGCCGAGCACGTTAGGCAGAGTATGGATATTATGGTGGTTGCTTTATTCCGTACCAATCAATTAGTCTTTTGATATACACTCCAAGATATTGACCGACATTTGAAAAAGGACATGTTGCTAGTGAATGAATTAGATGTTAAACCATTAGAATCGAGCATAATCGCTGCCTTGACTTCTGACAATCCGTCAATGCGATTGAGAGCCGCACTGGCAATCGGCTCCAATCCCGAACAGGGATTTGTCGACACTTTAATAGCTCGATGCGCCATCGAGCCGGACTTTTACGTTCGCGAAATTCTCACTTGGGCACTGATACAATGCCCCGCAGATGTTACTGTCCCTAAGCTCCTCTCTGAACTGCGTTCGGAGGGTATTCAAGCTCGAAGCCAAGCTCTACACACCCTATCCAAGACAACGGACGCAAGAGCCTGGCCAGCAATCACCCGGGCTCTGCTGCGCGACTCAGACGACACTGTTGCTCAGGCGGCGTGGCGTGCTGCCGTCGTCCTTGTACCTTCCGGGCGGGAGAATTCTTTGGCAGAAGAGTTATCCGATCAGATTGGTCGGGGTAATCAGGAAGTGCAACGCAGCCTGAGTATTGCTCTTGTCGCTCTCGGTGAGGAAGTTATCGAGCCAGTTCTTCGCAGGGCAGTGGCGAGCAAAGATCCGCGTGTTCGTTCGCATGCGAGCGAAACAAAGCGGCTGTTGAGCGATCCAGACTCCGGTTTCCAATACGCTGTTAATCAAGTGCAACGAATTCTCGCGCCAGGCGGAGATAAGAGTAATTAATTGAATTCATATTTATTGCATCAGTTGCTTTAAATGTCGGAAGCAAGTAGAATGTCGTCCGTATGATTCTAAAAGATCAACACAGAGGAACCTTCCCCTGCCTAACAAAGGCTTAGAGCTGACTCACAGTCACTTAGGGGGATTTTGAATATTGATACGCGGTACACAAGGTTTTATAACTATTTTGACTGTTTCTCAGGAAGCAGCTCAAGCCTAAGGCGTTATATTTATCCTCAATCTATAATAAAGGGACAATCCAATGAAAATCGAATCAAAAGATACTGATATTGATAGTCTATTAAACTCAAGATATTTTCATGTTCCTAGATTCCAGCGCCCGTATTCGTGGGAAGATGAGAACATTAGTGATTTCTGGGAGGACATTATTACAAATCAATCTGATGATTATTTCATCGGATCAATGGTGGTCTACAAAAAAAAGAAGCAACATTACGCCTTAGTAGATGGGCAACAGCGTATCACAACTATCACGATAATGTTATGTGTATTGCGCGATTACTTTGATGAATTAGGGTTTAAAGATTTAGCGGAGGGAATTCATCAACTGATAGAAAGGAAGGATCGTAATAATATCGCACAATATGTGCTTAAGACAGAAACCTCGTTTCCATATTTCCAAGAACAGATACAGAAATATGGTGAGGATGCAGAGTTTGATGGACAATTTTTAAAAGAAGAGCTTAATCTAAAAAATGCTCACGTTAGATTTCAGAAACTAATAGGGTCTGCAATTGAATCTATTGAGAATGACACTACCATTCCTGAAGAAAAGAAATTAAAAACTAAAAAGAGCAAACTAATTGAACTAAGAGAAGCTGTATCAAACTTAAACTTGATCTTTATCACCCTTGATAATGAAGATGATGCATACTTGATCTTTGAAACACTTAATACGAGAGGTAAAGATTTAGCACTAACTGATTTGGTAAAGAATCATTTTTCAAAACACATTAAATCAACAGGTGAGGTTGACCATGCAAAAATAAAGTGGGAAAAAATCTTGGAGACAATCAGAAGCTCCTCGATTGAAATTTCGACTGATACATTTATCTATCATTATTGGGCTTCCAGATATGAAGCGATCCCACAGAAGAAATTGTTTCGAAAGCTGAAGAAGGAAATTACAAAACAAACCGCAAAAAAGCATTTAAACAGGCTAGTAAAAGATTCACATCTATACCGCTCATTACACGAGGTCACTTATCAATGGAAGAAAAATGAAGTCGCAATCACTAAATCTCTAACTGCTTTTCAGCTATTCAAATTAGCACAACCAACACCCGCAGTTCTTTCATTAATTCGCGCTTATAGATCAGATATTATTAAAAATGCTAAGCTAAGAGACACGTTAAGAGCAATTGAAAAGTTTCATTTCATTTTTACTGCAATTACTTCCTCGCGATCTTCGGGAGGGATTTCAGCAATGTATTCATCTTTTGCTCGGAAACTATTTAACGCAAAAGACTCTGGAACCGCTGCAGATGAAATTAAAGTGCTAGTTGGCAAATTGCGATCAAAGATACCATCATTGGACGAATTTACTGTTGCATTCAAGGAAGTGAATTTTACGAATTCAAATACAAAGCAGAAAAAGTTAGTTCAGTATATTCTCAGGTCATTTTCTGAGCATCACAAATACAAATACCCGTCTGATTATGATGAGCTCACAGTGGAACACTTACATGCGCAGGCTGATGGTGATGAAGAATGGACTGTGGAAGTTATTGGTAGTTTAGGAAATATGATATTATTGGATGAAGAGATGAATGGTAAGTTGTCAACCAAAGACTTTCCAAAGAAGAAGAAACTCCTCAAAGACAAAGGATACACTGTTCCAAAGTTCATTGCAGAACAGGCAGCATGGACCCCAGAGTCAGTTAACACACATGCGGAGCAAATGGCAAAACTTGCTTACGAGAAAATATGGAAAATATAACAAAGGCTTAGAGCTGACTCACAGGCACTTAGGGGGATTTTGAATGTTGATTGGAAGAACACAAGGTTTCATAACTATTTTGACTGTTTCTACGGAAGCAGCTCAAGCCTAA contains:
- a CDS encoding CPBP family intramembrane metalloprotease, producing the protein MTQKNKLLLDIWIIGMFGVLAVNIFVVPALLQNQEIPISIEFAVVLSTLQSSILLALASWGGFKLTDKIGLEAPAIHAFTTGGSTKDALKPQILPGVVGGLVGGIVLIIANLIIPGQLSNSEVLPIFPLFVKLLYGGITEEILLRWGVMSFFVWVLWLLFQKRNGNPKTTIVVLGILLSAFLFAIGHIPAASLIAGESLSLASIAYVITFNSLFGIVAGFLFWRYGLEAAIIAHFGAHLFSHYIVI
- a CDS encoding HEAT repeat domain-containing protein; its protein translation is MLLVNELDVKPLESSIIAALTSDNPSMRLRAALAIGSNPEQGFVDTLIARCAIEPDFYVREILTWALIQCPADVTVPKLLSELRSEGIQARSQALHTLSKTTDARAWPAITRALLRDSDDTVAQAAWRAAVVLVPSGRENSLAEELSDQIGRGNQEVQRSLSIALVALGEEVIEPVLRRAVASKDPRVRSHASETKRLLSDPDSGFQYAVNQVQRILAPGGDKSN
- a CDS encoding DUF262 domain-containing protein; amino-acid sequence: MKIESKDTDIDSLLNSRYFHVPRFQRPYSWEDENISDFWEDIITNQSDDYFIGSMVVYKKKKQHYALVDGQQRITTITIMLCVLRDYFDELGFKDLAEGIHQLIERKDRNNIAQYVLKTETSFPYFQEQIQKYGEDAEFDGQFLKEELNLKNAHVRFQKLIGSAIESIENDTTIPEEKKLKTKKSKLIELREAVSNLNLIFITLDNEDDAYLIFETLNTRGKDLALTDLVKNHFSKHIKSTGEVDHAKIKWEKILETIRSSSIEISTDTFIYHYWASRYEAIPQKKLFRKLKKEITKQTAKKHLNRLVKDSHLYRSLHEVTYQWKKNEVAITKSLTAFQLFKLAQPTPAVLSLIRAYRSDIIKNAKLRDTLRAIEKFHFIFTAITSSRSSGGISAMYSSFARKLFNAKDSGTAADEIKVLVGKLRSKIPSLDEFTVAFKEVNFTNSNTKQKKLVQYILRSFSEHHKYKYPSDYDELTVEHLHAQADGDEEWTVEVIGSLGNMILLDEEMNGKLSTKDFPKKKKLLKDKGYTVPKFIAEQAAWTPESVNTHAEQMAKLAYEKIWKI